The genomic segment AAATAACTAGAGCAATGGGGCTCAGGGGCTATTTACAGGCTCACTGTTTTTTATCAACTCCCCTGCCTCCTTTGACTTTCCCGAGCTGAGGGTAATACCGAGGCGCTCTTTGAGGGCTTGGATTACTTCCTCGGCGGATTTCTGGCCGAAGTTTTTGATTTCTAACAGCTCCTCTTGGGTATATTCCAAAAGGTCGGCTACGGTGTTGATTTGAGCCCGTTTGAGACAATTGTAGGCTCGTACGGACAGATTGAGTTCTTCGATGGGTATTTGACTGGTAGGATCGGAAGGCTCTTCCACTTCTTCTTGTTTTCCGGTAATGCGGGAGGAGTCCGTAAGGGGGGCGAACAAGTTGACGAGGATTTCGGCCGCCTGTTGTAGGGCTTCTTCTGGTTTTATACTGCCATTAGTCCAGATTTCGAGAATAAGGCGATCTGCCAGCCTGCCTTCATGACGGATTTCCTCAGTGGTAAAATTCACCTTAGTTACCGGCATGAAAACGGCATCAATTTGGAGAAAATCTAGAGAAGTGCTTTCATCTTTCCCTTTTTCGACGGCGCGATAACCCTTTCCCCTTTCGACGCGGAATTCCATTTCCAATTTGGCCCCCTTACTCAAGGTACAAATGTATTGAGTGGGGTCCACCACCTCAATTTCCGAGGGGAGGTCAAACTGTGCCGCCGTGACGGTGCAAGGCCCTGTCGCAACCAGACGGCCGATTTGGGGGGTTTTACTATAGCTTTTGAAAACCACGCTCTTCATGTTGAGCATGATTTCCATGACATCCTCTCTAACCCCTTCCAACACGGCAAACTCGTGATTTACCCCGGCGATTCTCACAGCGGTAACTGCCGCCCCTTCCAAATTGGACAGCAGTACCCTCCTCAGGGAGTTGCCCATGGTGATGCCCTGACCTCTTTCCAGAGGCTCGAGGACAAACTTGCCGTACAATCCCTGACCCTTTATGGACTTACTTGCTACGCAGTCTATTTGAAACACGGCCACAGTGGTTATTTACTAGAATGAACAAGTCTTTGAGACAATAGTTCCCCACAACGGGAAAACATTACCCCCTATACTCTACGTCTTTTAGGAGGCCTACAACCATTGTGGGGTATTGGGGTGATATCCCTAATCAAGGTGATCTCCAGACCTGCTCCTTGTAAGGCTCTGATGGCGGTTTCCCTTCCCGCCCCAGGGCCACTTACCATCACTTGTACTTGTTTCATCCCATTCTCCATGGCTGCCCTAGCAGCCTTATCCGCAGCCATTTGGGCCGCAAAGGGGGTGCCTTTTTTTGCCCCCTTGAAGCCACTGGAGCCTGCTGTAGCCCAAGAGATTACATTTCCTTCTGGGTCTGTTATGGTTACAATGGTGTTGTTAAAGGTGGATTTGATGTAGGCAATGCCACTTGGGACATTTTTCTTTTGTTTTTTCTGTCCTCCCCTTTTGCCTGCTTTTGTTGCCATTTCTTGACGACCTCAATCAATAATACAAAGCAAAAAAAAGATCCCCTGCTGCCGTTGGGTATAAACAGAGACACCTACTTCTTGGGCGCCTTTTTCTTTCCGGCCACGGTTACTCTTCTACCCCTACGAGTCCTGGCATTAGTTCTAGTCCTTTGGCCCCGTACGGGCAAGCCCAGGCGGTGACGACGACCCCTGTAGGTGCCTATGTCGCAGAGGCGTTTTATATTCATCGCCTCTATACGACGCAAATCTCCCTCAATTTGATAGTTTTGTTCTATATGGGTTCTTAGTTTACTTATTTCTTCCTCTGTCAGGTCTTTTACCCTGGTATCAGGATTTACCCCGGTGGCAGCTAGTATTTTTTTAGAGGTGGATAGGCCTATCCCATACAGATAGGTGAGGGCTATTTCCACCCTTTTGTCACGGGGCAAATCCACACCTGCTATTCTAGCCATGTTCTTTTCCTTTTTATCTCCCTACTGTTGGCACAAGCTGGTTTTTGGCCTATAAATTTTTTTTAGGCCTTGCGGGCACAGGTAGTTTAACCCTGACGCTGTTTATGTTTTGGATTAGAACAAATTACCATAACCCGTCCGCGACGACGGATCACACGGCACTTGTCACAAATCCTTTTTACAGACGCTCTG from the Geminocystis sp. M7585_C2015_104 genome contains:
- the rpsK gene encoding 30S ribosomal protein S11; the protein is MATKAGKRGGQKKQKKNVPSGIAYIKSTFNNTIVTITDPEGNVISWATAGSSGFKGAKKGTPFAAQMAADKAARAAMENGMKQVQVMVSGPGAGRETAIRALQGAGLEITLIRDITPIPHNGCRPPKRRRV
- the rpmJ gene encoding 50S ribosomal protein L36; protein product: MKVRASVKRICDKCRVIRRRGRVMVICSNPKHKQRQG
- a CDS encoding DNA-directed RNA polymerase subunit alpha, whose product is MAVFQIDCVASKSIKGQGLYGKFVLEPLERGQGITMGNSLRRVLLSNLEGAAVTAVRIAGVNHEFAVLEGVREDVMEIMLNMKSVVFKSYSKTPQIGRLVATGPCTVTAAQFDLPSEIEVVDPTQYICTLSKGAKLEMEFRVERGKGYRAVEKGKDESTSLDFLQIDAVFMPVTKVNFTTEEIRHEGRLADRLILEIWTNGSIKPEEALQQAAEILVNLFAPLTDSSRITGKQEEVEEPSDPTSQIPIEELNLSVRAYNCLKRAQINTVADLLEYTQEELLEIKNFGQKSAEEVIQALKERLGITLSSGKSKEAGELIKNSEPVNSP
- the rpsM gene encoding 30S ribosomal protein S13, which codes for MARIAGVDLPRDKRVEIALTYLYGIGLSTSKKILAATGVNPDTRVKDLTEEEISKLRTHIEQNYQIEGDLRRIEAMNIKRLCDIGTYRGRRHRLGLPVRGQRTRTNARTRRGRRVTVAGKKKAPKK